Proteins co-encoded in one bacterium genomic window:
- a CDS encoding AAA family ATPase has translation MIEVYFNLKKTPFPKDIAPTDIFASECTRELRQRLEYLKQHRGIMLLTGAPGAGKTVQLRAFADSLNRNLYHYFYLPLSTVNILDFYRQLAANLGVEPPYRKAQLFVCIQSAIRDYVENRKKIPVIIFDEAHLFMNENFSELQIITNFHFDSIDPAIFILSGQPHLRDRLLGPVYQSFNQRILLKFHLTPLSKEETESYVNHQMHLAGAKSPIFNQSALCAIYQVSAGVCRLINKLALKTLTIGALEKKDTLTEEEVYRASKEL, from the coding sequence ATGATCGAGGTCTATTTTAACCTGAAAAAGACACCCTTTCCCAAAGATATCGCCCCCACTGATATCTTTGCCTCTGAGTGCACCAGAGAGCTTCGCCAGCGCCTGGAGTACCTTAAACAGCACAGAGGAATCATGCTGCTTACCGGAGCCCCCGGGGCTGGAAAAACTGTTCAGTTAAGGGCCTTTGCAGACAGCCTCAATAGAAATCTCTACCACTACTTCTACCTTCCCTTGTCTACCGTGAATATCCTGGACTTTTACCGGCAACTGGCAGCCAATCTGGGAGTTGAGCCCCCCTATCGCAAAGCACAGCTTTTTGTCTGTATCCAAAGTGCCATACGGGATTATGTAGAGAACAGGAAAAAAATCCCGGTCATCATCTTCGATGAGGCCCACCTTTTCATGAACGAAAATTTCTCCGAACTGCAAATCATTACCAACTTCCATTTTGACTCCATCGATCCGGCCATCTTCATCCTTTCTGGCCAGCCTCACTTAAGAGACAGGCTCCTTGGGCCAGTCTATCAGTCCTTCAATCAGCGCATCCTGCTCAAATTCCACCTCACTCCCCTGTCGAAAGAGGAGACCGAAAGCTATGTGAACCATCAGATGCACCTGGCTGGTGCCAAAAGCCCCATCTTTAACCAAAGCGCCCTGTGTGCCATCTATCAGGTCTCTGCCGGGGTCTGTCGCCTCATCAATAAACTGGCGCTAAAAACCCTGACCATAGGAGCATTGGAGAAGAAGGATACCTTAACTGAGGAGGAAGTCTACAGAGCATCCAAGGAGTTATAG